Proteins from a genomic interval of Acomys russatus chromosome 19, mAcoRus1.1, whole genome shotgun sequence:
- the Rps16 gene encoding 40S ribosomal protein S16, translating into MPSKGPLQSVQVFGRKKTATAVAHCKRGNGLIKVNGRPLEMIEPRTLQYKLLEPVLLLGKERFAGVDIRVRVKGGGHVAQIYAIRQSISKALVAYYQKYVDEASKKEIKDILIQYDRTLLVADPRRCESKKFGGPGARARYQKSYR; encoded by the exons ATGCCGTCCAAGGGTCCGCTGCAGTCCGTGCAGGTCTTCGGACGCAAG AAGACAGCCACCGCCGTGGCGCACTGCAAACGGGGGAATGGGCTCATCAAGGTGAACGGGCGTCCCCTGGAGATGATCGAGCCGCGCACGCTGCAGTACAAG CTACTGGAGCCCGTTCTGCTTTTGGGCAAGGAGCGGTTTGCTGGTGTGGACATCCGTGTCCGTGTGAAGGGTGGTGGTCACGTGGCCCAAATTTATG CTATCCGGCAGTCCATCTCCAAAGCCCTGGTGGCTTATTACCAGAAAT ATGTGGACGAAGCCTCTAAGAAGGAGATCAAAGACATCCTCATCCAGTATGACCGGACTCTGCTTGTAGCTGACCCCCGTCGCTGCGAGTCCAAAAAGTTCGGAGGTCCTGGGGCCCGTGCTCGGTACCAGAAATCCTACCGATAA